A genomic region of Dreissena polymorpha isolate Duluth1 chromosome 4, UMN_Dpol_1.0, whole genome shotgun sequence contains the following coding sequences:
- the LOC127880235 gene encoding protein YIPF6-like isoform X3 — protein sequence MSDVEFHEQGELNDISLEGEITVPGVPSNKDEFSTLDEPVKDTIMRDLKAVGVKFWHVLYPKASTALLREWDLWGPLILCVFMAMMLQGDTLDRMHDGGPQFAEVFVIYWVGAVVVTLNTKLLGGNISFFQSVCVLGYCVCPLSIALIICRCILIAKVQTTVLFIIRFVAVVVGFGWSTFGTFHRPLPFDEV from the exons GAGCTGAATGATATTTCTTTAGAAGGGGAGATCACTGTGCCAGGTGTACCATCTAACAAGGATGAGTTCTCGACTCTGGATGAGCCAGTCAAAGACACTATC ATGCGTGACTTGAAAGCAGTTGGAGTTAAATTTTGGCATGTTCTGTATCCCAAAGCTAGCACAGCACTTTTGAGGGAAT GGGATCTCTGGGGACCACTGATACTATGTGTGTTCATGGCAAT GATGTTGCAAGGAGACACCCTTGACAGGATGCACGACGGAGGGCCCCAGTTTGCGGAGGTGTTTGTCATATACTGGGTAGGAGCCGTGGTTGTGACGCTTAACACAAAACTTCTTGGAGGAAACAT CTCATTTTTCCAGAGTGTGTGTGTGCTGGGCTACTGTGTCTGTCCTCTCTCCATCGCTCTGATAATCTGCCGCTGTATACTCATCGCCAAGGTGCAGACCACCGTGCTCTTCATCATCAgatttgttgctgttgttgttggtttcGGCTGGTCAACATTTG gtaccttccatAGACcgctaccttttgatgaggtttga